A stretch of DNA from Cryptomeria japonica unplaced genomic scaffold, Sugi_1.0 HiC_scaffold_2459, whole genome shotgun sequence:
GTGCTGTATAAACATGATTGTATGTATTGTTTAAACCTGTATCTATTATTCAGATCATCAATACCAAGGATGCCGACTAATTTTAAGCTGTATGTCTGTTCAGGTTATATTGGCTGGGCACAGTGCTGGTGGCTTAAATTTGAGTTTTACCATGGAGCGTTTCCCACATAAAATTGCAGCAGCTGTATTTGTTACTGCCTTCATGCCCCTTAGCGGAACAACTCTCTCTGATATTATCGCTGAGGTTTAATGAATTCTTTCTCTTTCAACTAATTCATGCACTACCAACAGTCTTCAGTTACTATACCATTTCTCTGAAAGCATATAATTTGACAGATCTTATCctttattggagactttggagactCCACATTTTACTATGCAAACGGGAAAGGGAATCCGGCAACATCATTCAAGTTGGGCACCCAGTTTACGCGACAATCTTTATTACAGAACAGTCCTCCTTGGGTAAATCACTTGAGAAGAGAAACTCTTCGGTAGTGTATTGGGTAATTTTGGAAtttcaattgattgattgattaacatGGCTCTGAATGCAGGATCTGACGTTGTGGGAATCGCTGGTGAAAAAATTTCCTCTATGGTATGAACCTCTTTTGTATACAGCTAAAAACTATGGAAGTGTTAGGAGAATATACGTTGTGTCAAAGGAGGATAAGCTTCTTGTGGAGGCGTTCCAGAGAAAAACGATTGTAGAGAATCCTCCACAAATGGT
This window harbors:
- the LOC131053687 gene encoding putative methylesterase 13, chloroplastic, giving the protein MERFPHKIAAAVFVTAFMPLSGTTLSDIIAEILSFIGDFGDSTFYYANGKGNPATSFKLGTQFTRQSLLQNSPPWDLTLWESLVKKFPLWYEPLLYTAKNYGSVRRIYVVSKEDKLLVEAFQRKTIVENPPQMVYEIEGSDHAVFFSKPLQLTEVLIKIANMCV